From Streptomyces sp. 6-11-2, one genomic window encodes:
- a CDS encoding ATP-binding protein encodes MSEPTAVLLIGITGSGKTHLAQALADRGLVRLSVDEEVHRLHGRYGVDYPEHTYFEREAPDMETVRTQLTKHLRAGHSVVLDHGLWRRSDRDEWKKTVRAAGGHPLLVYLPATKEELLRRLDARNERQDANALTVSPQALDDFFARFEPPADDEDAVTYNGNTEIIRSMAQ; translated from the coding sequence GTGAGTGAGCCGACCGCCGTCCTGCTCATCGGGATCACCGGCTCCGGCAAGACCCACCTTGCCCAGGCCCTCGCCGACCGCGGCCTCGTCCGCCTCAGCGTGGACGAGGAGGTTCATCGCCTTCACGGACGGTACGGCGTCGACTACCCCGAACACACCTACTTCGAGCGCGAGGCCCCCGACATGGAAACCGTACGCACGCAGCTCACGAAGCACCTGCGTGCTGGCCACTCCGTCGTCCTCGACCACGGCCTGTGGCGTCGTTCCGATCGCGACGAGTGGAAGAAGACGGTCCGGGCAGCCGGCGGACATCCGCTACTGGTCTACCTGCCAGCGACGAAGGAGGAACTTCTGCGACGCCTCGATGCACGCAACGAACGCCAGGACGCCAATGCCCTGACTGTGTCGCCCCAGGCCCTGGATGATTTCTTCGCTCGGTTCGAACCGCCCGCCGACGACGAAGACGCGGTGACGTACAACGGCAACACAGAGATCATCCG
- a CDS encoding phytanoyl-CoA dioxygenase family protein, whose translation MSMLPPVAPDADAIAAFERDGYAVIRGAITPALRDQLLTSAEKLLAGDITQGRDRGGDGKDGFRGCLNLDCAFLPLLANPAVLPTVVKLLSPNIHLLSAHLIALPSGPPRTIRIPERHGWHRDMYGVTADLGFPHTPRMAIKAAHYLTPVTPDCGLTMFLPGSHRLTEEPIVPTGAIDPPGAITPDITGTDAVLFENRTWHTGGINLSGRPRIALMLQYGYRWLHPVDDPATNLQKDFALTPIEQQLLGLPDRHPDGSLAKGRGAAPIRSWWETGPWISVSAQTR comes from the coding sequence ATGAGCATGCTCCCGCCCGTCGCCCCCGACGCCGACGCCATCGCCGCCTTCGAACGCGACGGGTACGCGGTCATCCGCGGCGCGATCACCCCGGCCCTGCGCGACCAGCTCCTGACCTCCGCCGAGAAGCTGCTGGCCGGCGACATCACCCAGGGCCGCGACCGAGGAGGCGACGGCAAGGACGGCTTCCGCGGATGCCTCAACCTCGACTGCGCCTTCCTCCCGCTCCTGGCCAACCCCGCCGTCCTGCCCACCGTCGTCAAGCTTCTCAGCCCGAACATCCACCTGCTGTCGGCCCACCTCATCGCCCTGCCAAGCGGTCCGCCCCGCACCATCCGCATCCCCGAGCGCCACGGTTGGCACCGCGACATGTACGGCGTCACCGCCGACCTCGGCTTCCCCCACACCCCCCGCATGGCCATCAAGGCCGCCCACTACCTCACCCCCGTCACTCCCGACTGCGGGCTGACCATGTTCCTCCCCGGCAGCCACCGCCTCACCGAAGAACCCATCGTTCCCACCGGAGCCATCGACCCTCCCGGCGCCATCACCCCCGACATCACCGGAACCGACGCCGTCCTGTTCGAGAACCGGACCTGGCACACCGGAGGCATCAACCTCTCCGGCCGCCCCCGCATCGCCCTGATGCTCCAGTACGGATACCGCTGGCTCCACCCCGTCGACGACCCCGCCACCAACCTCCAGAAGGACTTCGCGCTTACCCCCATCGAGCAGCAGCTCCTCGGCCTGCCCGACCGCCACCCGGACGGATCCCTCGCCAAGGGCCGCGGAGCCGCCCCCATCCGCTCATGGTGGGAGACCGGCCCGTGGATTTCCGTGTCGGCCCAGACGCGCTAG
- a CDS encoding phosphoketolase — protein MWADLARRTNRLVPDASVAAVADALDYLCLAQLYLHDNPLLARPLAPADIKPRPAGHWGVCPPVNRMLAALGPLQAAVPDGYELHVLHGAGHAGPSALAHAYLTGRLGHSHPHLRQGEAGLRELVAGFPRADIGGEITPMIPGHLHTGGQLGPALAIGQGTVLDAPHRLSVVLIGDGECETGTTAASWLATRALHGTGDHGTVLPVVLLNGLRMGGPSVLSTLSRTELTDYFTGLGHRPVYSDGLDIGQLRQAVADTLGAAQPLGIPGPSSVLVLTLDKGHGAPAHLASTPAVHKTPLRDPAAVRAECDALAEWLASYQPTHLLNPSGRPRPHLLPALPQPRPEPAGLPAPRGCVAASTQVAAHAAGRPFAQVVPEVLRARSQQGPFRVFSPDELASNRLDLTDEDGRPVPWAVEVLSEELCHAWAQGYTETGRHALVATYEAFAPITLSLVQQQLKHRAVRRHAGLAPLPSLVYLLTSLGWHNTLTHQNPSLTSALLAGGDSTLHVLTPADPSRTAAALTFALRKLDRCTLVVAGKHTTVHHPLETLDEELRHGIAIWPHLTHPSPGEPDLILASAGDLPAEALTTLARRLRAERPDVRLRYVHVHDLTALAEDGTRPLALAPDAFARSFGTRAPLVLATSGHPADIHALLGRRHPGPRLTVLGYRDPGRPVSQGRLRQLCGLDDAGLWQLATTLTDTPEEIPVP, from the coding sequence ATGTGGGCTGACCTCGCCCGCCGCACGAACCGCCTGGTGCCCGACGCGTCGGTGGCCGCCGTCGCCGACGCGCTCGACTACCTCTGTCTCGCCCAGCTCTACCTGCACGACAACCCGCTCCTGGCCCGGCCCCTGGCCCCGGCCGACATCAAGCCCCGACCGGCCGGGCACTGGGGCGTGTGCCCGCCCGTCAACAGGATGCTCGCCGCCCTGGGCCCGCTCCAGGCGGCCGTCCCCGACGGCTACGAGCTGCACGTCCTGCACGGCGCCGGGCACGCCGGGCCCTCCGCCCTCGCCCACGCCTACCTCACCGGCCGACTCGGACACTCCCATCCCCACCTGCGCCAGGGCGAGGCCGGACTGCGCGAACTCGTCGCGGGCTTCCCCCGGGCCGACATCGGCGGGGAGATCACCCCGATGATCCCCGGCCACCTGCACACCGGAGGCCAGCTCGGACCCGCCCTCGCGATCGGACAGGGCACCGTCCTCGACGCACCCCACCGGCTGTCCGTGGTCCTGATCGGCGACGGCGAGTGCGAGACCGGAACGACCGCCGCCTCCTGGCTCGCCACCCGCGCGCTACACGGTACGGGCGACCACGGCACCGTCCTTCCCGTCGTCCTGCTCAACGGGCTGCGCATGGGCGGGCCGAGCGTGCTGTCCACCCTGAGCCGCACCGAACTCACCGACTATTTCACCGGCCTCGGTCACCGGCCCGTCTACAGCGACGGGCTCGACATCGGCCAGCTCCGCCAGGCGGTGGCCGACACGCTCGGCGCCGCCCAGCCCCTAGGCATCCCGGGGCCGTCGAGCGTCCTGGTCCTCACCCTGGACAAGGGCCACGGCGCGCCCGCCCACCTCGCCAGCACCCCGGCGGTCCACAAGACGCCGCTGCGCGACCCGGCCGCGGTACGCGCCGAGTGCGACGCGCTCGCCGAGTGGCTGGCCTCCTACCAGCCCACCCACCTCCTCAACCCCAGCGGCCGGCCCCGGCCGCACCTGCTGCCCGCGCTCCCGCAGCCCCGGCCCGAGCCTGCCGGCCTCCCGGCGCCGCGCGGCTGCGTCGCCGCCTCCACCCAGGTCGCCGCCCACGCCGCCGGCCGCCCGTTCGCGCAGGTGGTCCCCGAGGTCCTGCGGGCCCGCTCCCAGCAGGGACCGTTCCGCGTGTTCAGCCCCGACGAGCTGGCCTCCAACCGCCTCGACCTCACCGACGAGGACGGTCGCCCGGTGCCGTGGGCGGTGGAGGTGCTGAGCGAGGAGCTGTGCCACGCCTGGGCCCAGGGCTACACGGAGACCGGTCGGCACGCGCTCGTCGCCACCTACGAGGCGTTCGCGCCGATCACCCTCAGTCTCGTCCAGCAGCAGCTCAAGCACCGGGCGGTGCGCCGGCATGCCGGGCTCGCCCCGCTGCCCAGCCTGGTCTACCTCCTGACCAGCCTGGGCTGGCACAACACCCTCACCCACCAAAACCCCAGCCTCACCTCGGCACTTCTGGCCGGCGGCGACTCCACGCTCCACGTCCTGACCCCCGCCGACCCTTCGCGTACCGCCGCCGCGCTCACCTTCGCCCTGCGCAAGCTCGATCGGTGCACGCTCGTCGTCGCCGGCAAGCACACGACCGTCCACCACCCGCTGGAGACCCTCGACGAGGAGCTGCGGCACGGCATCGCGATCTGGCCCCACCTGACCCACCCCAGCCCCGGCGAGCCCGACCTGATCCTCGCCTCCGCCGGCGACTTGCCCGCCGAGGCCCTGACCACTCTGGCCCGACGGCTGCGCGCCGAACGCCCGGACGTGCGCCTGCGGTACGTCCACGTCCACGACCTCACGGCCCTCGCCGAGGACGGCACCCGCCCCCTCGCCCTCGCCCCGGACGCGTTCGCCCGCAGCTTCGGCACTCGGGCGCCGCTCGTCCTGGCCACCAGCGGGCACCCGGCCGACATCCACGCTCTCCTCGGCCGCCGCCATCCCGGGCCCCGGCTCACCGTCCTCGGCTACCGCGACCCCGGCCGCCCCGTCTCCCAGGGCCGCCTTCGTCAGCTCTGCGGCCTCGACGACGCCGGCCTGTGGCAGCTCGCTACCACCCTCACCGACACCCCGGAGGAGATACCGGTCCCATGA
- a CDS encoding L-threonylcarbamoyladenylate synthase yields the protein MDVLAPDQLADAARLLAAGPMVAVPTARWYMLCARAADPAATNAVFRAKQRPTAKPLLLLLDSSATAEALFDLSGDARLLAGGLWPGELGLRLPWKPGAETVAAVGSPALVGCPDGILGQLVALAGEPLTAAVCSISTPAAGDADHPALTAAQVAGFERTTGAGIAAVVDGGICPQGRHMTIVDCPAGAAARLEREGTIHARAVEAALALAGGPHVG from the coding sequence ATGGACGTCCTCGCCCCCGACCAACTCGCCGACGCGGCCCGGCTCCTGGCCGCCGGGCCGATGGTCGCCGTGCCCACCGCGCGCTGGTACATGCTGTGTGCCCGCGCCGCCGACCCCGCCGCCACGAACGCGGTCTTCCGCGCCAAGCAGCGCCCCACCGCCAAGCCGCTGTTGCTCCTGCTCGACTCCTCGGCCACGGCCGAGGCCCTGTTCGACCTGAGCGGCGACGCCCGGCTGCTGGCCGGCGGCCTGTGGCCTGGGGAGCTCGGGCTGCGCCTTCCGTGGAAGCCGGGTGCCGAGACCGTCGCGGCAGTCGGTTCCCCGGCGCTCGTCGGATGCCCCGACGGGATCCTGGGCCAGCTAGTCGCCCTGGCCGGCGAACCGCTGACCGCCGCCGTGTGCAGCATCTCCACCCCCGCCGCCGGCGACGCGGACCACCCGGCGCTCACCGCGGCCCAGGTCGCAGGCTTCGAGCGGACCACGGGGGCCGGGATCGCCGCGGTCGTCGACGGCGGGATCTGCCCGCAGGGCCGGCACATGACCATCGTCGACTGCCCCGCGGGCGCCGCAGCCCGCCTGGAGCGGGAGGGCACCATCCACGCCCGCGCCGTCGAAGCCGCTCTCGCCCTGGCAGGAGGACCGCATGTGGGCTGA
- a CDS encoding phytanoyl-CoA dioxygenase family protein, giving the protein MPSPVAWSDDERRRFVADGVLIRRGLVHGAVLSRARDLVGGWLAEAYDPTRLTAYTERSFAPQLEEHPDLLALYQRSGLTELAEDLLRPATPAPVTRAQIQIRLPHGAEQPVKRMHIDGVSCPHLEPRDLRTFSFIVGVVLDGSATADAGALHYVPGGHHRMARYFATDWVLGQPAQTPDDIDIQDGTALTAGPGDVIVMHHLVPHRVGINTSSIPRVMAYFRVHHAQHPDLALRALSDPWLEYPALAALTRPGTA; this is encoded by the coding sequence ATGCCCAGTCCTGTGGCGTGGAGCGACGACGAGCGTCGCCGGTTCGTCGCCGACGGCGTCCTCATACGCCGTGGCCTGGTCCACGGCGCCGTCCTGTCCCGGGCCCGTGACCTCGTCGGCGGCTGGCTGGCCGAGGCGTACGACCCCACGCGGCTCACCGCCTACACCGAACGCAGCTTCGCCCCCCAGCTGGAGGAGCACCCCGACCTCCTCGCCCTCTACCAGCGCAGCGGCCTTACAGAGCTGGCCGAAGACCTTCTGCGACCCGCGACGCCCGCCCCGGTCACCCGGGCGCAGATCCAGATCCGACTTCCGCACGGCGCCGAGCAGCCCGTGAAGCGGATGCACATCGACGGCGTCTCCTGCCCCCACCTGGAACCGCGCGACCTGCGCACGTTCAGCTTCATCGTCGGCGTCGTCTTGGACGGCAGCGCCACCGCGGACGCCGGCGCTCTGCACTACGTACCCGGCGGGCACCACCGGATGGCCCGGTACTTCGCCACGGACTGGGTCCTGGGGCAGCCAGCCCAGACCCCCGACGACATCGATATCCAGGACGGCACCGCTCTCACCGCCGGGCCCGGCGACGTGATCGTGATGCACCACCTCGTCCCGCACCGGGTCGGCATCAACACCAGCAGCATCCCGCGGGTGATGGCGTACTTCCGCGTCCACCACGCCCAGCACCCCGACCTCGCCCTGCGCGCCCTGTCGGACCCGTGGCTGGAGTACCCGGCGCTCGCCGCCCTCACCCGCCCCGGCACTGCGTGA
- a CDS encoding trans-aconitate 2-methyltransferase — protein sequence MSQFDTTAPFYAAYRPGIPKEAVELLARRVAGKEHRALLDLGSGTGQVPLALAGKMTEIDVVEQDAGMLGEADKALAGMPVTVRLHNTSAEEFTPPASYRADLVTVCRAFHWMKQGVVLSRLEGMTAPDATVAVMGDGSLWTARTEWTDALRALIQEYLGEERRAGVGKKYAAHNRPYRDILAESAFGQVEEHIIAVEREWTTEAVIGYLYSTSFAARPLFGEQVDDFERRARVLLDEHTAAGGLIEHASFQVVLGRRG from the coding sequence GTGAGCCAGTTCGACACCACTGCCCCGTTCTATGCCGCCTACCGGCCCGGCATCCCGAAGGAAGCCGTCGAGCTGCTCGCACGGCGGGTGGCCGGCAAGGAGCACCGGGCCCTGCTCGACCTCGGGTCCGGCACCGGACAGGTCCCCCTGGCCCTGGCCGGGAAGATGACGGAGATCGACGTCGTCGAGCAGGACGCGGGCATGCTCGGCGAGGCCGACAAGGCGCTCGCCGGGATGCCGGTCACCGTCCGCCTGCACAACACCTCCGCCGAGGAGTTCACCCCGCCCGCCTCCTACCGGGCCGACCTCGTCACGGTCTGCAGGGCGTTCCACTGGATGAAGCAGGGCGTGGTGCTGTCGCGCCTGGAGGGCATGACCGCGCCGGACGCGACCGTCGCGGTCATGGGCGACGGCAGCCTGTGGACCGCGCGCACCGAGTGGACCGACGCCCTGCGCGCCCTGATCCAGGAGTACCTGGGCGAGGAACGGCGGGCCGGGGTGGGCAAGAAGTACGCGGCGCACAACCGGCCGTACCGCGACATCCTCGCCGAGTCCGCGTTCGGTCAGGTCGAGGAACACATCATCGCCGTCGAGCGGGAGTGGACCACCGAGGCGGTGATCGGCTACCTGTACTCGACCAGCTTCGCCGCTCGGCCGCTGTTCGGTGAGCAGGTCGACGACTTCGAGCGCCGCGCCCGCGTCCTGCTCGACGAGCACACCGCCGCCGGCGGTCTGATCGAGCACGCCTCCTTCCAGGTCGTCCTCGGCCGCCGCGGCTGA
- a CDS encoding HAD hydrolase-like protein, whose translation MSLDVGYTLGEPSGTTLTQRLVELSPLPARRAKQVAQQLLHALDPRRDATAPQTVCAALGIAPSAFPHDHRPPGFALWPGAVEAVARVARVVPVVTLSNVSHWDEQETDVAALLAPHLRAHHPSWQLGFAKPDARAVETVARLHGRDPAEVLHVGDSLDYDVRGALAAGAHALWITPRTGSSEALRLLAEHPGRVTVVPDLTRAVEHIEQTTLPSTHMIRSSTP comes from the coding sequence GTGAGCCTCGATGTCGGATACACCCTGGGCGAGCCGTCCGGGACGACGCTGACGCAGCGGCTGGTGGAGCTGTCCCCGCTCCCGGCCCGGCGGGCGAAGCAGGTCGCTCAGCAGCTCCTGCATGCCCTGGACCCGCGCCGCGATGCGACAGCACCGCAGACGGTGTGTGCCGCTCTGGGGATCGCACCGTCCGCCTTCCCCCACGACCACCGCCCGCCCGGCTTCGCCCTGTGGCCCGGAGCGGTGGAGGCGGTGGCACGGGTCGCCCGGGTCGTGCCGGTGGTCACCCTGTCGAACGTGAGCCACTGGGACGAGCAGGAGACCGACGTCGCAGCACTCCTCGCCCCTCACCTCCGGGCCCATCACCCGTCGTGGCAACTCGGGTTCGCCAAACCCGACGCTCGCGCCGTGGAGACTGTCGCCCGGCTGCACGGCCGGGATCCCGCGGAGGTGCTGCACGTCGGCGACAGCCTCGACTACGACGTACGCGGCGCCCTCGCCGCTGGAGCCCACGCCCTGTGGATCACCCCCCGCACCGGGTCGTCCGAGGCACTCCGGCTGCTGGCCGAGCACCCCGGCCGGGTCACGGTCGTACCGGACCTCACCCGTGCGGTCGAGCACATCGAGCAGACCACCCTTCCGTCAACCCACATGATCAGGAGTTCCACCCCGTGA
- a CDS encoding enolase C-terminal domain-like protein translates to MDPADAVIDRVRVERLDESVAGPWKAGDSRFAVVVEAGGVNGVFAPVDELPAALVATRLGQSALRHPVTDHTGLLRRLLAELGPHAAGLGRWAVGALDCAVWDLHGRLADLPVAALLSNRPAPRVPVYASWLSLDLAADSAAESVKTTADEGFTFTKWALRGGAEAAEMVLLAERAATWAGHRVAVDALGTWGHLRTTEIAPLLIPETVRWVEDPLPRTDQAAYRQLRRQTEGLRVAFGERLSHAEDARALLEHCRPEAFTFDAVWCGGITEARTWLCAAHEARVPVHLHGRAFLPAVHLAAAFPDAAGAVEYQVVWEPRRQRTLRGTLRPDGGHVALPNRPGLGMEVRR, encoded by the coding sequence ATGGACCCCGCTGACGCGGTCATCGACCGGGTGCGGGTCGAGCGCCTCGACGAGAGCGTGGCCGGTCCGTGGAAGGCGGGCGACAGCCGGTTCGCGGTAGTGGTCGAAGCCGGCGGAGTTAACGGGGTATTCGCCCCGGTCGACGAGCTGCCCGCCGCACTCGTCGCCACACGGCTCGGCCAGAGCGCGCTGCGACACCCAGTGACCGACCACACAGGTCTGCTGCGCAGGCTCCTGGCCGAACTCGGTCCGCACGCGGCGGGGCTCGGGCGCTGGGCGGTCGGGGCGCTGGACTGCGCGGTGTGGGACCTGCACGGCCGCCTCGCCGACCTTCCGGTCGCGGCCCTGCTCAGCAACCGGCCCGCACCACGGGTGCCGGTCTACGCCTCCTGGCTCTCCCTGGACCTGGCCGCCGACTCAGCCGCCGAGTCCGTCAAGACGACCGCCGACGAGGGGTTCACCTTCACCAAGTGGGCCCTACGCGGCGGCGCAGAAGCCGCCGAGATGGTGCTACTGGCCGAACGTGCGGCGACGTGGGCGGGGCACAGAGTGGCGGTGGACGCCCTGGGTACGTGGGGCCACCTGCGGACGACGGAGATCGCACCGCTCCTCATTCCGGAGACGGTGCGCTGGGTGGAGGACCCGCTCCCGCGAACGGACCAGGCAGCGTACCGACAGCTGCGCCGACAGACGGAAGGTCTTCGGGTCGCGTTCGGCGAGCGGCTGTCCCATGCGGAGGACGCCAGGGCCCTGCTGGAGCACTGCCGGCCGGAGGCGTTCACGTTCGACGCGGTGTGGTGCGGCGGGATCACCGAAGCGCGTACCTGGCTCTGCGCCGCCCACGAAGCGAGAGTGCCCGTCCACCTGCACGGCCGGGCGTTCCTGCCCGCCGTGCACCTTGCCGCCGCCTTCCCAGATGCGGCGGGCGCGGTGGAGTACCAGGTGGTGTGGGAGCCACGCCGGCAGCGGACGCTGCGCGGCACGCTTCGGCCGGACGGCGGGCATGTCGCTCTTCCCAACCGGCCCGGTCTCGGGATGGAGGTGCGTCGGTAA
- a CDS encoding bifunctional class I SAM-dependent methyltransferase/NUDIX hydrolase produces MPAEETNTRAWQLYGQRQLARAYTPPIPDQLGWTPWEGIGPGAEILGAVTGRRVLDIGSGAGHHAVHLAQAHGARVTGIELSPTQHERAVGAHADVEGVEFVQADVTKYLAGAVPFDAAYAIGTLAFIDPHRSLPALRNGLRPGAPLILSLLHTDLHGRGPSTEVAPCEQMILLRDDPPLPTQMWVLAPQLWEDLLTEYGFRVEAIDLLPHPDASATVIQQLIRARRLPDRPARVSSRPRSTRAPAAHAAVGVGAILLSEQGILLGRHRRGTLELPGGSVEAGESFEDAVIRELAEETGLVARTGDVGLLGTLVDRVEGVLRVTVGALVHAWQGQPTTQPGESVGDWAWYPLDQLPDGLFVCSAQILTAWRPDLPIDHPPAHFTAFASAK; encoded by the coding sequence GTGCCCGCCGAGGAGACCAACACCCGGGCCTGGCAGCTCTACGGCCAGCGCCAACTGGCCCGCGCCTACACCCCGCCCATCCCCGACCAGCTCGGCTGGACACCCTGGGAAGGGATCGGACCGGGAGCAGAAATCCTCGGCGCCGTCACCGGCCGCCGCGTCCTGGACATCGGCTCCGGAGCCGGCCACCACGCCGTCCACCTCGCCCAGGCACACGGAGCCCGCGTCACCGGCATCGAACTGTCCCCAACCCAGCACGAACGCGCCGTCGGCGCCCACGCGGACGTGGAAGGCGTGGAGTTCGTCCAGGCAGACGTAACCAAGTACCTGGCCGGAGCCGTGCCGTTCGACGCCGCGTACGCGATCGGGACGCTCGCCTTCATCGACCCGCACCGCTCGCTGCCCGCACTGCGCAACGGCCTGCGTCCCGGCGCCCCGCTGATCCTCTCGCTCCTGCACACCGACCTGCACGGCCGCGGTCCGTCCACCGAGGTGGCGCCGTGCGAGCAGATGATCCTACTGCGCGACGACCCGCCCCTGCCGACGCAGATGTGGGTCCTGGCACCGCAGCTGTGGGAGGACCTGCTCACCGAGTACGGCTTCCGCGTCGAGGCCATCGACCTGCTCCCGCACCCCGACGCGAGCGCCACGGTCATCCAGCAGCTCATCCGCGCCCGGCGCTTGCCCGACCGACCGGCGCGCGTGTCCAGCCGGCCCCGCAGCACCCGAGCGCCGGCCGCCCACGCGGCCGTCGGTGTCGGAGCGATCCTGCTCAGCGAGCAGGGCATCCTGCTGGGCCGGCACCGCCGCGGCACCCTCGAACTGCCCGGCGGAAGCGTGGAGGCCGGGGAATCCTTCGAGGACGCGGTGATCCGCGAACTCGCTGAGGAGACCGGTCTGGTCGCTCGGACCGGCGACGTGGGGCTCCTGGGAACGCTCGTCGACCGCGTCGAAGGTGTCCTGCGGGTCACCGTCGGCGCGCTCGTCCACGCCTGGCAAGGGCAGCCGACCACGCAGCCGGGCGAGAGCGTCGGCGACTGGGCGTGGTACCCGCTCGATCAGCTCCCCGACGGCCTGTTCGTATGCAGCGCCCAGATCCTCACCGCCTGGCGGCCCGACCTGCCCATCGACCACCCGCCGGCGCACTTCACTGCCTTCGCCTCAGCCAAGTAG
- a CDS encoding NUDIX domain-containing protein: protein MPDDTQQAIPAVPSPAAGEEPREHHMHLLGRYYRQVEAGRKTVEVRVATPNKRAVAAGDTVVFHDRDTGRKLDIIVQRITPYPSFEDLLSSEAPVRIDPDAPPGELLANLRSIYPPAKEALGVLALTFDHRPAQPGRPMPMTAEEYAQTVPHHTVYGCLYIRDEHDRPVQLRSVYGSRLWQFPGGNLDAPGEDPLQTALREAVEETGLELGLHTPKLLLTHFLHAGPRQPLNKVGLIFDGGRLTADQLGRIRLDPAEHDMWAVHDLATWQELMAPRAFARLDSIERARRGEGPAYLITHT from the coding sequence ATGCCTGATGACACCCAGCAGGCGATCCCAGCCGTCCCGAGTCCGGCGGCCGGAGAGGAACCACGCGAGCACCACATGCACCTGCTCGGGCGGTACTACCGCCAAGTAGAAGCAGGCCGCAAGACGGTCGAAGTGAGGGTGGCCACCCCGAACAAGCGCGCCGTCGCCGCCGGCGACACGGTCGTCTTCCACGACCGGGACACCGGTCGGAAACTCGACATCATCGTGCAGCGGATCACCCCGTACCCCTCCTTCGAGGACCTGCTCAGCTCGGAGGCCCCCGTACGCATCGACCCGGACGCGCCGCCCGGAGAGCTACTCGCCAACCTCCGCAGCATCTACCCGCCCGCCAAGGAAGCCCTCGGCGTCCTCGCCCTCACATTCGACCACCGCCCGGCCCAGCCCGGCCGCCCCATGCCTATGACGGCCGAGGAGTACGCGCAGACCGTCCCCCACCACACGGTGTACGGCTGCCTCTACATCCGCGACGAGCACGACCGGCCGGTCCAGCTCCGCTCCGTCTACGGCTCGAGACTCTGGCAGTTCCCGGGCGGCAACCTCGACGCCCCGGGCGAAGACCCGCTGCAGACCGCCTTGCGCGAAGCGGTCGAGGAGACCGGCCTCGAACTCGGTCTGCACACGCCGAAGCTGCTCCTGACGCACTTCCTGCACGCCGGACCGCGCCAACCGCTGAACAAGGTGGGGCTCATCTTCGACGGAGGCCGACTGACCGCCGACCAGCTCGGCCGGATCCGCCTCGACCCCGCAGAGCACGACATGTGGGCCGTCCACGACCTCGCGACCTGGCAGGAGCTGATGGCGCCGCGCGCCTTCGCCCGCCTCGACTCCATCGAACGAGCCCGGCGCGGCGAGGGCCCCGCCTACCTGATCACGCACACCTGA